One Vigna unguiculata cultivar IT97K-499-35 chromosome 7, ASM411807v1, whole genome shotgun sequence genomic region harbors:
- the LOC114190115 gene encoding sericin-1-like, with translation MSLGPSMSLGSSGSSWLTVWKGTSGSSGPKVWKGLSGSSSLFGSSDPFGSSGPFWSSDLFGLSGPLDHWSCPDSLSCSSHRAILVIRLVQVIGSVRVDGQAVWITSPFRSSNPSGSSGPFDPSGLSSSFGSSDPSESSAPFVSSGLPKSLECEVE, from the coding sequence ATGTCGTTGGGACCGTCCATGTCGTTGGGTTCGTCTGGATCGTCGTGGTTGACGGTTTGGAAGGGtacatccgggtcgtcgggcccgaaGGTTTGGAagggcctgtccgggtcgtcaAGCTTATTTGGGTCGTCGGACCCAtttggatcgtcgggcccgttctggTCGTCGGACTTGTTTGGATTGTCGGGCCCGTTAGATCATTGGTCTTGTCCGGATAGTTTGTCCTGTTCGAGTCATCGGGCCATTCTGGTAATAAGGCTCGTTCAGGTCATCGGGTCCGTCCGGGTCGACGGACAGGCCGTCTGGATCACGAGCCCATTCAGGTCGTCAAACCCATCTGGGTCTTCCGGCCCGTTTGACCCGTCTGGATTGTCGAGCTCATTCGGGTCGTCAGACCCTTCTGAATCGTCAGCCCCGTTTGTGTCATCGGGCCTACCAAAGAGTttagaatgtgaggttgagtga
- the LOC114189896 gene encoding zeatin O-glucosyltransferase-like — protein MASNGENLAQKNQVVVVLIPFPAQGHLNQLMHLSNLISSHNIPVHYVSTVTHIRQATLRHHQSFSNIHFHAFDVPPFDSPSPDPESGFPSHLIPSLEASMHLRDPVRNLLQSLSAEAKRIIVIRDSAMASVAQDATNMPNVENYSFQCTCAFSVYVYHWDRMGRPPVEAMHALKIPSLEGCFPTQFLDFLIAQRDLLKFSDGTIYNTSREIDGDYIELMEGITGKKIWALGPFNPLAVEKKDSKGRHLCMEWLDKQEPNSVIYVSFGTTTTFKVEQIQEVATGLEQSKQKFIWVLRDADKGDIFDEKEAKRHDLPNGFEERVKGMGVVVRDWAPQLEILSHPSTGGFMSHCGWNSCLESITMGVPIATWPMHSDQPRNAALITEVLKVGLVVKDWSQRNSVVSASDVENGVRRLMQTKEGDEMRERAARLKNGIRNSTEEGGVSRMEMESFIAHITK, from the coding sequence ATGGCGTCCAATGGAGAAAATCTTGCTCAGAAAAACCAAGTGGTGGTGGTTCTGATACCTTTCCCTGCACAAGGCCATCTGAATCAGCTTATGCACCTCTCAAACCTTATCTCATCACACAACATACCAGTTCATTATGTTTCCACCGTCACTCACATCCGCCAAGCCACACTTCGACATCACCAATCCTTTTCTAACATTCATTTCCATGCCTTTGATGTTCCACCCTTCGATTCCCCTTCTCCCGACCCAGAAAGCGGTTTCCCATCTCATCTAATTCCCTCCCTTGAGGCCTCTATGCATCTTCGAGACCCTGTGAGGAACCTCCTTCAATCCCTCTCCGCTGAAGCCAAAAGGATTATAGTCATCCGTGACTCTGCCATGGCTTCAGTGGCACAAGATGCCACAAACATGCCTAATGTTGAGAATTACTCTTTTCAATGCACATGCGCCTTTAGCGTCTACGTTTACCATTGGGACAGAATGGGAAGGCCTCCGGTTGAAGCCATGCACGCCCTTAAAATTCCTTCTCTGGAAGGATGCTTCCCAACCCAATTCTTGGATTTCCTTATTGCACAAAGAGATCTCCTCAAATTCAGTGACGGAACCATCTACAACACAAGCAGAGAGATTGATGGTGATTACATTGAGTTGATGGAGGGTATCACTGGTAAGAAGATTTGGGCACTGGGACCGTTCAACCCTTTAGCCGTTGAGAAGAAAGATTCAAAAGGAAGGCACTTATGCATGGAGTGGCTTGATAAACAAGAGCCAAATTCAGTGATATATGTGTCTTTTGGGACAACAACAACTTTCAAAGTGGAACAGATCCAAGAGGTTGCAACTGGGTTGGAACAAAGCAAGCAGAAGTTCATCTGGGTGTTGAGAGATGCTGATAAAGGGGACATCTTTGATGAAAAAGAAGCAAAAAGACATGATCTTCCAAATGGGTTCGAGGAGAGAGTGAAAGGAATGGGGGTGGTTGTGAGGGATTGGGCACCCCAATTGGAAATTCTGAGCCACCCTTCAACAGGGGGGTTTATGAGTCACTGTGGATGGAACTCGTGCTTGGAGAGCATAACCATGGGAGTGCCAATAGCAACATGGCCCATGCACTCTGACCAACCAAGAAACGCAGCTTTGATAACAGAGGTTCTGAAGGTTGGTTTGGTTGTGAAGGATTGGTCACAGAGGAATTCGGTGGTGAGTGCTTCAGATGTTGAGAATGGTGTGAGAAGGTTGATGCAAACAAAGGAAGGTGATGAAATGAGAGAGAGAGCAGCGAGGCTTAAAAATGGCATCCGTAACTCCACTGAAGAAGGTGGAGTTTCTCGCATGGAAATGGAATCTTTCATTGCTCACATCACCAAATAA